From Pusillibacter faecalis, one genomic window encodes:
- a CDS encoding PhoH family protein, with protein sequence MEQRISIERLEQAVNIFGSFDENIRLLEQEFSVSVVNREGELRVTGEPENTMLACKAIQALLTLSSRGEAIGEQNVRYVVNLVRAGKEEQIAELAGDVLCISAKGRPIKPKTIGQKEYIASVLKNTITIGVGPAGTGKTYLAVAAAVQAFRDKQVNRIILTRPAVEAGERLGFLPGDLQSKVDPYLRPLYDALFDMLGAETYQKYLERGNIEVAPLAYMRGRTLDDSFIILDEAQNTSREQMKMFLTRLGFGSKIVITGDVTQIDLPDGKASGLKEAMRVLKSVEGIGICELTNADVVRHVMVQRIVEAYEKYENAKSGGKGRK encoded by the coding sequence TTGGAGCAAAGAATTAGTATTGAACGGCTGGAGCAGGCCGTGAACATCTTTGGATCGTTTGATGAGAATATCCGGCTTTTGGAACAGGAGTTTTCTGTGTCAGTGGTGAACCGGGAGGGGGAACTGCGGGTGACTGGGGAGCCGGAGAACACCATGCTGGCCTGTAAGGCCATCCAGGCCCTGCTGACCCTGTCCTCCCGGGGAGAGGCCATCGGGGAACAGAATGTGCGGTATGTGGTGAACCTGGTGCGTGCGGGCAAGGAGGAGCAGATCGCGGAACTGGCCGGCGACGTGCTGTGCATCTCCGCCAAGGGTCGTCCCATCAAACCCAAGACCATCGGACAAAAGGAGTATATCGCCTCTGTTTTGAAAAACACCATTACTATCGGCGTGGGACCGGCGGGCACCGGCAAGACGTATCTGGCGGTGGCCGCCGCTGTCCAGGCGTTCCGGGACAAGCAGGTAAACCGTATCATCCTCACCCGCCCTGCGGTAGAGGCTGGCGAGCGGCTGGGCTTTTTGCCCGGAGACCTGCAGAGCAAGGTGGACCCGTACCTCCGGCCCCTATACGACGCTCTTTTCGACATGCTGGGGGCGGAGACCTATCAGAAATACCTGGAGCGGGGAAACATTGAGGTGGCGCCCCTGGCCTATATGCGGGGGCGGACGCTGGACGACAGCTTCATTATTCTGGATGAGGCACAAAATACCTCCCGGGAACAGATGAAGATGTTTTTAACCCGTCTTGGCTTCGGGTCCAAGATCGTCATCACCGGCGACGTGACCCAGATTGACCTGCCGGACGGCAAAGCTTCCGGTTTGAAAGAGGCCATGCGGGTTCTGAAAAGCGTGGAGGGCATTGGCATCTGCGAGCTGACCAATGCCGACGTGGTGCGCCATGTGATGGTCCAGCGGATTGTAGAGGCCTATGAGAAATACGAGAATGCCAAAAGCGGCGGAAAGGGGCGGAAATGA